CTTGCCGTAGTAACCGGGACTTGCCAGTTCCTGCCTTCTATTACCGGTGTGCTGGACGGTACGACGTTCAATCCCCAGAAAAACCATTGCACTGTCAACATCAACCCTTCTGTAGAAATGCGTCGCATGCTAGAAAAAATAAAAGCCGAATACGGGGGTTATACGCAGGAAAGCGGAGGTGCGGAAATCTCCCAAGTGGAAGATACTGCTACGGGCCGCACGGACGGATCGATTACTCCGGGCGCCATTGTCAATATCTGGGGTAATAAAATCAGAGTGGTAAAAGACGACGGGACTACTTCCGGTGCCATCGTTTTTACAGACTCCAAAGGGGTGGCTACCCCGGTAGAGACCGCATTGGGAACAAACGATCCTAAACATATCAGTTTTATTGTTCCCGCTTCGCTGGCGGACGGAAATTATACGTTGAAAATTACCACCAAATTTTCTAATAACCGGCAGCTTCTGAAAGAAGAACGTACCATTACCTGTCCTATTACCTTGATAGTAGGCAATGGCGGCGGCGAAGAGGGCGGAGACGATATTCTCTAACCCGCAAAAAGGGTTCTCCTTGCATGTCCGATGCGGATAGGCAGCTCCCTGGGAGGACTCCTTGGGGGATGACAGACTTCCCTTCAGTTTATATACGGATCGATCGTTAGAGCGTAAGAGGGTCAATCGTTAGAGCGTAAGAGGATCGATCGTTAGGCCGTAAGAGGGTCGATCGTTAGAGCGTAAGCGCGTCGCACCTTAGAGCGTAAGAGGGTCGCACCTTAGAGCGTAAGAGGGTCGCACCTTAGACCGAAAGAGGATGTCTGTTCCCGGAAAGCCCCGCCGGATGGAATAAAGCCCTCCGGTTGTAAACTTGAAAAAATTGCCCTGTGCCCTACATGAGCCTGTGTCGAAAGTTGACTATTCCTGTCATCCTCCCAGACACATTTACTCTCCTGTACGGCGCGGGGCTTTTGTATGGGGTGCTACGGATTCATATTTCGCTGTTTATTTCCGGGTTGTCTTTTGTTGTCACAGAATTGTCGAAAGCTATCATTACATTGTCAGAAATATTTCCAATCAGTTGTACTTTTCATTACCACACAAACGCCGTTGGAAGAGACAGAGATAAAAGACAAATAGTAAGTTCCCTCCAATAAAGTTACTCGGCACTCTTTTAATTCTATAGGTAAAATAAGCATTGTTTCCGTACAATACCGGCCACGCATGACCTACATAGAAATGGATTCCATCCTCGCTAAATACAGGTTGCAAGTAAGAGTTTTCCCTTTTTATTTTTCTTTTAGATAAAAATGGAAAAAGGAGAGGCCCGAAATATTGTAAGGCTCAATATTAAAATAACTTTAATATTTTGTGTGTAATAATTTTTTACATTCAAAAATATGCCTATTTTTGCATGAGATTAATAAATGCAAATAATCTATTGTAAAAACCCAATAAAAAAATGT
The genomic region above belongs to Parabacteroides pacaensis and contains:
- a CDS encoding DNA-binding domain-containing protein, with translation MEKEKTWLYKRIPNDVTANDPSDYIAKVIITASMTDEDIARKVVERGTVFDYSTLLNAFRLRDQVILDFLSQGLAVVTGTCQFLPSITGVLDGTTFNPQKNHCTVNINPSVEMRRMLEKIKAEYGGYTQESGGAEISQVEDTATGRTDGSITPGAIVNIWGNKIRVVKDDGTTSGAIVFTDSKGVATPVETALGTNDPKHISFIVPASLADGNYTLKITTKFSNNRQLLKEERTITCPITLIVGNGGGEEGGDDIL